A stretch of the Streptomyces sp. NBC_00078 genome encodes the following:
- a CDS encoding endonuclease/exonuclease/phosphatase family protein, translating into MAQQAYMTETDNGGSGPERRGDRFRRLMGRLASGWRGDPRIWRRGVVVAATAVLLALVMLLHARIPNRIGNLGSLTDTFLPWLGFLVPVLLLLALVRRSATALIAVVLPAIVWLNLFGGLLSDKTGGGGDLTVATHNVNADNPDPSGTARDVAASGADVVALEELTASAVPVYEKALASTYRYHSVQGTVGLWSKDPMTGVRAVDIKLGWTRAMRATVTTPEGPVAVYVAHLPSVRVKLEAGFTARQRDKSANALGEAIADEPLKRKVLLGDLNGTMNDRALNGVTSQMRSTQGAAGSGFGFSWPASFPMARIDQIMVQGVEPVSSWTLPATGSDHLPIAARVSLDTDS; encoded by the coding sequence ATGGCGCAGCAGGCGTACATGACGGAGACGGACAACGGCGGCTCGGGGCCCGAGCGCCGGGGAGACCGGTTCCGGCGCCTGATGGGCCGCCTGGCCTCCGGATGGCGCGGCGACCCAAGAATCTGGCGCCGAGGCGTCGTCGTTGCCGCGACCGCGGTGCTCCTCGCCCTGGTCATGCTGCTGCACGCGCGGATCCCGAACCGCATCGGCAACCTGGGCAGCCTCACCGACACCTTCCTGCCCTGGCTGGGCTTCCTGGTCCCGGTGCTGCTCCTGCTCGCCCTGGTGCGCAGGTCGGCGACGGCCCTGATCGCGGTGGTGCTGCCGGCGATCGTGTGGCTGAACCTCTTCGGCGGTCTGCTCTCCGACAAGACCGGCGGCGGCGGTGACCTGACCGTCGCCACGCACAACGTCAACGCCGACAACCCCGACCCGTCCGGCACGGCCCGCGACGTGGCCGCCTCCGGCGCGGACGTGGTGGCCCTGGAGGAGCTGACCGCGTCGGCGGTTCCGGTGTACGAGAAGGCGCTCGCGTCGACGTACAGGTACCACTCGGTGCAGGGCACCGTCGGCCTGTGGAGCAAGGACCCGATGACCGGCGTCAGGGCCGTCGACATCAAGCTGGGCTGGACACGCGCCATGCGCGCGACGGTCACCACGCCCGAGGGGCCGGTCGCCGTCTACGTCGCCCACCTCCCGTCGGTGCGTGTGAAGCTGGAGGCCGGGTTCACGGCCCGCCAGCGCGACAAGAGTGCCAACGCCCTGGGCGAGGCCATCGCCGACGAGCCGCTGAAGCGGAAGGTGCTGCTCGGCGACCTGAACGGCACGATGAACGACCGCGCCCTGAACGGCGTCACCTCCCAGATGCGCTCCACGCAGGGGGCGGCCGGCAGCGGCTTCGGGTTCAGCTGGCCGGCGTCGTTCCCGATGGCGCGGATCGACCAGATCATGGTCCAGGGTGTCGAGCCGGTGAGCTCGTGGACGCTGCCCGCGACCGGCAGCGACCATCTGCCGATCGCGGCCCGTGTGAGCCTCGACACCGACTCCTAG
- a CDS encoding MFS transporter, producing MTSPPVPATRVPEAVYRRRWAILGVLMLSLLIVVLDNSILNVAIKTISTPAPTGLGATQSELEWAINAYTLVFAGLLFTAGLLGDRLGRKKVLLGGLAVFGIGSALAAESGSATQLIAFRALMGLGAAFVMPATLAVLMNVFERDEQPKAIGIWAGGVGLAIAIGPITGGVLLDHFWWGSVFLINVPIVLLALGLMLWLVPDSRDPKPGRVDPVGVVLSVVGLVLLVYGIIKGGELADFTDVKVLSTIAAGVVVLAAFIVFEKRSDHPSLDVTYFRNKVFSAAMAAIALVFFALMGVTFFSVFYTQSVRGYSPLQTGLLMLPLAAAQLIFAPRARLVVDRFGNRATTTGGMVIIAAMLAAFATLDADTPIWLLEVIFFLMGTGMAHIMTPTSVVIMQALPREKAGSASALSNTFRQVGGALGIAVLGSVLSTAYRNGIEGKLGPLPPALRDTAGESIEATLGVAAKLGPQGRALVTPANDAFLHAMHLTALWGAGVAVVGAVVVALFLPGKPPARQEGADAQELVTAAE from the coding sequence TGCTCGACAACTCGATCCTGAACGTCGCCATCAAGACGATCTCGACGCCGGCCCCGACCGGCCTGGGAGCCACGCAGAGCGAGCTGGAGTGGGCGATCAACGCCTACACGCTCGTCTTCGCGGGCCTGCTGTTCACCGCGGGCCTGCTCGGCGACCGACTGGGGCGCAAGAAAGTCCTGCTCGGCGGTCTCGCCGTGTTCGGCATCGGGTCGGCGCTGGCCGCCGAGTCCGGCTCGGCGACCCAGCTCATCGCCTTCCGCGCCCTGATGGGCCTCGGCGCGGCCTTCGTCATGCCGGCCACCCTCGCGGTCCTGATGAACGTCTTCGAGCGCGACGAGCAGCCCAAGGCCATCGGCATCTGGGCGGGCGGCGTCGGTCTCGCCATCGCCATAGGGCCCATCACCGGCGGTGTGCTCCTCGACCACTTCTGGTGGGGCTCCGTCTTCCTCATCAACGTGCCGATCGTGCTCCTCGCCCTGGGGCTGATGCTGTGGCTGGTCCCCGACTCCCGCGACCCGAAGCCCGGCCGTGTCGACCCCGTCGGTGTCGTCCTGTCCGTGGTCGGCCTCGTCCTGCTCGTCTACGGCATCATCAAGGGCGGCGAGCTGGCCGACTTCACCGACGTCAAGGTGCTGTCGACCATCGCCGCCGGCGTCGTGGTCCTCGCAGCCTTCATCGTGTTCGAGAAGCGCAGCGACCACCCTTCGCTCGACGTCACGTACTTCAGGAACAAGGTCTTCTCGGCCGCCATGGCCGCCATCGCGCTGGTCTTCTTCGCGCTCATGGGCGTGACCTTCTTCTCGGTCTTCTACACCCAGAGCGTGCGCGGCTACTCGCCGCTGCAGACCGGTCTGCTGATGCTGCCGCTGGCCGCCGCCCAGCTGATCTTCGCGCCGCGCGCCCGGCTGGTCGTCGACCGCTTCGGCAACCGGGCCACCACCACGGGCGGCATGGTGATCATCGCGGCGATGCTGGCCGCGTTCGCCACGCTGGACGCGGACACCCCGATCTGGCTCCTGGAGGTCATCTTCTTCCTCATGGGCACCGGCATGGCGCACATCATGACGCCGACCAGCGTCGTCATCATGCAGGCCCTGCCCCGCGAGAAGGCCGGCTCCGCGTCCGCGCTCAGCAACACCTTCCGCCAGGTCGGCGGCGCGCTCGGCATCGCGGTCCTCGGCTCGGTGCTGTCCACGGCCTACCGCAACGGCATCGAGGGCAAGCTCGGCCCGCTGCCCCCCGCCCTGCGCGACACCGCCGGCGAGTCCATCGAGGCCACGCTCGGCGTCGCCGCCAAGCTCGGCCCGCAGGGCAGGGCGCTGGTCACTCCGGCCAACGACGCGTTCCTGCACGCCATGCACCTCACCGCGCTGTGGGGCGCGGGCGTGGCGGTGGTCGGCGCGGTCGTCGTGGCGCTGTTCCTGCCGGGGAAGCCGCCGGCCCGTCAGGAGGGCGCGGACGCCCAGGAGTTGGTCACAGCGGCGGAATAA
- a CDS encoding TetR/AcrR family transcriptional regulator yields the protein MSLADSQAAPEGPARGRPRSEAVERAIVEGVMKLLEEGVPLAELSIERIARTAGVGKATIYRRWNGKEELFVDVVRGAEPPDPQLPGTSMRDDLVAMLEQLRRRALLTRSSLLLHNVFAQMKSSPKIWAAYHASVVEPRRRRQVEVLRRGQANGEIRADVDIELLNDIVVGPMLLRTVMRPDADLPEGLSERLVDTLLEGLRPVSSPKP from the coding sequence GTGAGCCTCGCCGACAGCCAAGCCGCTCCCGAGGGACCCGCCAGGGGCCGCCCCCGCAGTGAGGCCGTCGAGCGTGCGATCGTCGAGGGCGTGATGAAGCTGCTGGAGGAGGGCGTGCCGCTGGCCGAACTCTCCATCGAGCGCATCGCGCGCACGGCGGGAGTCGGCAAGGCCACCATCTACCGCCGCTGGAACGGCAAGGAGGAGCTCTTCGTCGACGTCGTACGAGGTGCCGAGCCGCCGGATCCGCAGCTGCCCGGCACCTCGATGCGCGACGACCTGGTGGCGATGCTGGAACAGCTGCGCAGGCGCGCCCTGCTGACCCGCTCCTCGCTGCTGCTGCACAACGTCTTCGCGCAGATGAAGAGCAGCCCGAAGATCTGGGCGGCGTACCACGCCTCGGTCGTCGAACCGCGCCGCAGGCGCCAGGTCGAGGTCCTGCGGCGGGGGCAGGCGAACGGCGAGATCCGGGCGGACGTCGACATCGAGTTGCTGAACGACATCGTCGTCGGCCCGATGCTGCTGCGCACCGTCATGCGGCCCGACGCCGATCTGCCCGAGGGCCTTTCGGAGCGGCTGGTCGACACGCTCCTCGAAGGGCTACGGCCCGTCAGTTCCCCGAAGCCATAG